From Tubulanus polymorphus chromosome 9, tnTubPoly1.2, whole genome shotgun sequence, a single genomic window includes:
- the LOC141910946 gene encoding uncharacterized protein LOC141910946: protein MSPTEKRIASESSTNTNKKSSRTSEMQPSTRSQTSTTSMRPRPRDTPPQFVLDNESLALTFATALTSPVCTSIYRTSKPLTEAEKELIRQQRVRFEKKAKRKRKQRRKSEKSDVSKSNAGDDNLRKLK from the exons ATGTCTCCGACGGAAAAACGGATCGCCAGTGAGTCTAGTACGAATACGAATAAGAAGTCATCGAGAACGTCAGAAATGCAGCCGTCTACTAGATCTCAAACGAGTACGACATCGATGCGTCCTAGACCCAGAGATACACCTCCGCAGTTTGTATTGGACAATGAAAGCTTAGCTTTGACATTCGCGACAGCGTTGACTTCACCGGTCTGCACCAGTATATACAGGACAAGTAAGCCTTTAA CCGAGGCAGAAAAAGAACTTATCCGACAGCAACGTGTGCGGTTTGAGAAAAAGGCGaaacgaaaaagaaaacagcgcAGGAAATCTGAAAAGTCAGACGTTAGTAAATCAAACGCTGGAGATGACAATTTACGGAAATTGAAGTGA
- the LOC141911350 gene encoding uncharacterized protein LOC141911350, which yields MKIFIIFTLVGAVSSYGYSGMNGYGYGNVGGARMGGGYSGYALGYGIPYSDGGYHHYGSAGPHGSVQSGGSYGTMGGPGYTSSSGVYGTMSAGPAENYMPAGLVAHMGGPGAHIRHVGNTLPRVYNYFGNRR from the exons ATgaagattttcattatttttacccTCGTTGGAGCCGTTTCTAGTTATGGCTATTCAGGAATGA ATGGCTACGGTTACGGCAATGTTGGCGGTGCGCGAATGGGTGGCGGTTATTCCGGTTACGCGTTAGGTTACGGTATACCATACTCGGACGGAGGTTACCATCATTACGGATCGGCAGGACCGCACGGCAGCGTACAGAGTGGTGGATCGTACGGCACTATGGGCGGACCTGGTTATACTTCGAGCAGCGGGGTGTACGGTACAATGTCTGCCGGGCCAGCTGAAAACTATATGCCGGCTGGACTAGTGGCTCATATGGGTGGTCCTGGAGCTCATATCAGACATGTCGGTAACACTTTACCGAGAGTATATAATTACTTCGGTAACCGACGATAA